One genomic window of Desulfovibrio subterraneus includes the following:
- a CDS encoding glutamine--tRNA ligase/YqeY domain fusion protein, which yields MSNSPIESAKETAEKKDGPGLDFIRTRIAEDNASGKYQGRVHTRFPPEPNGYLHLGHAKSICLNFGVAGEHAGGKCNLRFDDTNPVKEDTEYVESIMEDVKWLGFDWEDRMFYASDYFDRLYELAIQLIKEGKAYVDSLSAEEIRQYRGTLTEPGKESPYRNRSVEENLDLFQRMKNGEFDDGAHVLRAKIDMAASNVVMRDPTLYRIRKAHHHRTGDKWCIYPMYDYTHCISDSTEGITHSICTLEFENNRELYDWTLETLGLYRPQQIEFARLNLTYTVLSKRKLIQLVQEGHVRGWDDPRMPTLSGVRRRGFPPEALREFCSRIGVAKADSMVDYALMEFCVREKLNAETPRLMGVVEPIKLVITNYPEGQYDEFEMPMHPEDESHGTRTMRFGRELWIENDDFREEAPKKYFRLTPGQEVRLRYAYYVTCTGVVKDAEGNIKEVHCTYDPESKGGSTADGRKVKGTIHWVSACDAVPAEVRLYEPLFVKENPNQVEEGKTFLDYLNPESEKVVTAYLEPRLAEFEAGTRVQFERLGYFCVDKDSKPGKPVFNRTATLRDSWARVERNQK from the coding sequence ATGAGCAATTCCCCCATCGAGTCTGCCAAGGAAACCGCAGAGAAGAAGGATGGTCCGGGTCTGGACTTCATCCGCACCAGAATCGCTGAAGATAACGCTTCCGGCAAATATCAGGGCCGCGTGCACACGCGTTTTCCCCCTGAGCCGAACGGGTACCTGCACCTTGGTCATGCCAAGTCTATCTGCCTGAACTTCGGTGTTGCCGGTGAACATGCCGGTGGCAAGTGCAACCTGCGCTTCGATGACACCAACCCCGTGAAGGAAGATACTGAATACGTTGAATCCATCATGGAAGACGTGAAGTGGCTCGGCTTCGACTGGGAAGACCGCATGTTCTACGCCTCCGACTATTTCGACCGTCTGTACGAGCTGGCCATTCAGCTCATCAAGGAAGGCAAGGCGTATGTGGATTCCCTCTCCGCAGAGGAAATCCGTCAGTACCGTGGCACGCTTACCGAGCCCGGTAAAGAGAGCCCCTATCGCAACCGTTCTGTGGAAGAGAACCTTGACCTCTTCCAGCGTATGAAGAACGGCGAATTCGATGACGGTGCCCACGTGCTGCGCGCCAAGATTGACATGGCCGCTTCCAACGTCGTGATGCGCGACCCCACCTTGTACCGCATCCGCAAGGCGCACCACCATCGCACCGGCGACAAGTGGTGCATCTACCCCATGTATGACTACACGCACTGCATTTCCGACTCCACGGAAGGCATCACGCATTCCATCTGCACGCTTGAGTTCGAGAACAACCGCGAACTGTATGACTGGACGCTGGAAACCCTCGGCCTGTACCGTCCGCAGCAGATCGAATTTGCACGTCTGAACCTGACCTACACCGTGCTTTCCAAGCGCAAGCTCATTCAACTGGTGCAGGAAGGTCATGTGCGCGGCTGGGACGACCCCCGCATGCCCACTCTTTCCGGTGTGCGCCGCCGCGGTTTTCCGCCGGAAGCACTGCGCGAATTCTGTTCCCGCATAGGTGTGGCCAAGGCTGATTCCATGGTGGATTACGCGCTGATGGAATTCTGCGTGCGCGAAAAGCTGAATGCAGAAACTCCCCGCCTCATGGGCGTGGTGGAGCCTATCAAGCTGGTCATCACCAATTATCCGGAAGGCCAGTACGACGAGTTCGAAATGCCCATGCATCCGGAAGATGAAAGCCACGGCACCCGCACCATGCGTTTTGGCCGTGAACTGTGGATAGAGAACGACGACTTCCGCGAAGAAGCACCCAAGAAATACTTCCGCCTGACTCCCGGACAGGAAGTGCGCCTGCGCTACGCCTATTACGTGACCTGCACCGGCGTGGTGAAGGATGCCGAAGGTAATATCAAGGAAGTGCACTGCACCTACGATCCCGAGAGCAAGGGCGGTTCCACCGCCGACGGCCGCAAGGTGAAGGGAACCATTCACTGGGTTTCCGCGTGCGATGCCGTGCCTGCGGAAGTGCGCCTCTACGAACCCCTGTTCGTGAAGGAAAACCCCAATCAGGTGGAAGAAGGCAAGACCTTCCTCGATTACCTGAACCCCGAATCCGAAAAGGTGGTCACCGCCTATCTGGAACCCCGACTTGCCGAATTCGAAGCTGGCACCCGCGTGCAGTTCGAGCGCCTCGGGTACTTCTGCGTGGACAAGGATTCCAAACCCGGAAAGCCCGTGTTCAACCGCACCGCCACCCTGCGCGACAGCTGGGCGCGTGTGGAGCGTAACCAGAAGTAG
- the argJ gene encoding bifunctional glutamate N-acetyltransferase/amino-acid acetyltransferase ArgJ yields the protein MNTPKGYRFSTIEANLKYSGRKDLGLIVSDLPAAAAGVFTTNKFQAAPVVMAKSMLDTRPFARAVMINAGNANACTGEQGLTNCRRTMELVADAVGLMPEEILPASTGVIGMQFNMAKWEAAAAPLAADLGKSTAEDFSRTIMTTDAFNKIVSRTVEIEGKPVTLLAVAKGAGMICPNMATMLAVFITDAAVEPAMWQKIFRAGVDESFNRVTVDGDTSTNDTVFGLANGASGVTVTEATRPAMQEAVTAVMREIAYKLVQDGEGATKVIHINVTGAQSKEDAELAARTVGHSPLVKTAMYGRDANWGRIVAALGRSGAQFDPDDVVVTMCGVELFRNGQPTDADFDTMLEPYLKEVDIVLDIELGHGDGAYTLLASDLTHKYIDINADYRS from the coding sequence ATGAACACCCCCAAAGGATACCGCTTCTCAACCATTGAAGCGAATCTCAAGTATTCCGGCCGCAAGGACCTCGGCCTTATCGTGAGCGATCTGCCCGCCGCCGCTGCGGGTGTTTTCACCACCAACAAATTTCAGGCCGCTCCTGTTGTCATGGCAAAATCCATGCTGGATACCCGCCCCTTCGCACGGGCCGTTATGATAAACGCGGGCAATGCAAACGCCTGCACGGGCGAACAGGGTCTGACCAACTGCCGCCGCACCATGGAACTGGTGGCAGACGCCGTGGGCCTGATGCCGGAAGAAATTCTGCCCGCTTCCACAGGGGTCATCGGCATGCAGTTCAACATGGCCAAGTGGGAAGCCGCAGCCGCTCCGCTTGCCGCCGACCTTGGCAAGAGCACGGCCGAAGACTTTTCGCGCACCATCATGACCACTGATGCGTTCAACAAGATCGTTTCGCGCACGGTGGAGATCGAAGGCAAGCCCGTCACCCTGCTGGCCGTGGCCAAGGGCGCAGGCATGATCTGCCCCAACATGGCCACCATGCTGGCCGTGTTCATCACCGATGCAGCCGTAGAGCCTGCCATGTGGCAGAAGATATTCCGTGCGGGTGTTGACGAATCGTTCAACCGCGTCACCGTGGACGGCGACACCTCCACCAACGACACCGTCTTCGGCCTTGCCAACGGCGCTTCCGGCGTAACCGTGACCGAGGCCACCCGCCCCGCCATGCAGGAAGCCGTAACCGCCGTCATGCGCGAGATTGCCTACAAGCTGGTGCAGGATGGCGAAGGCGCCACCAAGGTCATCCACATCAACGTGACCGGTGCACAGAGCAAGGAAGATGCAGAACTTGCCGCTCGCACCGTAGGCCACTCCCCGCTGGTAAAGACCGCCATGTACGGCCGCGATGCCAACTGGGGCCGCATAGTTGCCGCACTGGGCCGCTCCGGTGCGCAGTTCGATCCGGATGACGTGGTCGTAACCATGTGCGGGGTGGAACTGTTCCGCAACGGGCAGCCCACCGATGCCGACTTCGACACCATGCTGGAACCCTATCTCAAGGAAGTGGATATCGTTCTGGACATCGAACTCGGTCACGGTGACGGGGCATATACCCTGCTCGCCTCAGACCTGACCCACAAATACATAGACATCAACGCGGACTACAGAAGCTAG
- a CDS encoding (Fe-S)-binding protein, which yields MNDSTQNPPAQECILCGRCLSVCPVMLATGREELSPKAKQHMLKTLARSPEKLNVVDCRELADKCLSCGRCLAACPQKLSVPQKLAELRAMHPGWQQWVWKQWIERSAALWPTLATFGKVAPKDIGPRTFSRMMDSIRAMTPARDIAPWLKVEHYDHRMGEGKSVLLFAGCTARRIQKAWHTKALTILKKLGFLVLSENEMTCCGLTLDHAGIPDAAHSARLRNVEAWRAAGRPRMTTFCATCHHGLAEYAHCAEIKWEEGEAEQFAGSLVPLSTLWGETTFNVTDSAPGKVRYHQPCHWGGKDPDKAWLGKTLGDRVSAPSGVQCCGMGGILQLGDQPLSREVAERCWQALQPDRETQVLTGCSGCTVQLRSSRPALDGTDVPVGHWLDILIP from the coding sequence ATGAACGACAGCACTCAGAATCCGCCCGCGCAGGAGTGCATCCTGTGCGGGCGTTGCCTTTCGGTCTGTCCCGTCATGCTTGCAACGGGACGGGAGGAACTTTCCCCCAAGGCCAAACAGCACATGCTCAAAACGCTCGCCCGTTCGCCGGAAAAGCTGAACGTGGTTGATTGCCGCGAACTGGCGGACAAATGCCTTTCGTGCGGTCGCTGCCTTGCGGCCTGCCCGCAAAAGCTTTCCGTGCCGCAGAAGCTGGCCGAACTTCGGGCCATGCATCCGGGCTGGCAGCAGTGGGTATGGAAACAATGGATCGAGCGGAGCGCAGCCTTGTGGCCCACGCTGGCCACCTTCGGCAAGGTGGCCCCCAAGGACATAGGCCCGCGTACCTTCTCGCGCATGATGGATTCCATCCGGGCCATGACGCCTGCGCGTGACATAGCACCGTGGCTCAAGGTGGAGCACTACGACCACAGGATGGGCGAAGGCAAATCCGTTCTCCTGTTTGCCGGCTGCACAGCCAGACGCATACAGAAGGCATGGCACACCAAGGCCCTGACCATTCTCAAGAAGCTCGGCTTTCTGGTGCTTTCGGAAAACGAAATGACCTGCTGCGGCCTTACTCTGGACCATGCAGGCATACCGGACGCCGCACACTCGGCCCGGCTGCGGAATGTGGAGGCATGGCGCGCTGCCGGCAGACCGCGCATGACCACCTTCTGCGCCACCTGCCACCATGGCCTTGCCGAATATGCCCATTGCGCCGAAATCAAGTGGGAAGAAGGTGAAGCTGAACAGTTTGCCGGCTCGCTCGTGCCGCTTTCCACGCTGTGGGGCGAAACCACATTCAATGTAACCGACTCCGCCCCCGGCAAGGTGCGCTACCACCAGCCCTGCCATTGGGGCGGCAAGGACCCTGATAAGGCGTGGCTCGGCAAAACGCTGGGTGACAGAGTCTCCGCTCCGTCCGGAGTGCAGTGCTGCGGCATGGGCGGCATTCTGCAACTGGGCGACCAGCCCCTTTCCCGCGAGGTGGCAGAACGCTGCTGGCAGGCCCTGCAGCCGGACAGGGAAACACAGGTGCTCACCGGTTGCAGCGGCTGCACCGTGCAGCTGCGCAGTTCACGTCCGGCACTGGACGGAACGGACGTACCGGTGGGACACTGGCTCGACATTCTCATACCATAA
- a CDS encoding radical SAM protein encodes MGFSLFRRRPRWRSIQVEVSTACHAACTYCPRTALRRDWNNTLMPVSLFESLLPSLQRVRHVHLQGWGEPLLHPDLPHMVALASAQGCTVGTTCSGKHLTDTLLESLIRAGLGVLAFSLAGNAPNHDRLRPGAPFQQVLEAMERLQHIRKRLHSRLPHLHIAWLVTPSTTQDIAILPDLMERYGAHEATISGLSVLAAPELENDSFASLTPHEFSNAIVPVIKVLDTAFERGLAIHARLPVPPATDNRHHPAATVPTTSATKKKDVSGLSHFKGHCPEPFDESMIVTADGDITPCIMGCLPAEAGEHWSYGMAHPLPRLVFGNIAEASLEDIWNAAAYRAFRKNAAANRLPATCAFCLARLVRPLQGTLLPPGESMTERLEFLRRCSAAE; translated from the coding sequence ATGGGCTTTTCCCTGTTCCGACGCCGCCCGCGCTGGCGCTCCATTCAGGTTGAGGTTTCTACCGCGTGCCACGCCGCCTGCACCTATTGCCCCCGCACGGCACTGCGCCGCGACTGGAACAACACCTTGATGCCAGTGTCCCTGTTCGAGTCGCTGCTGCCCTCGCTGCAGCGGGTACGCCATGTGCACCTGCAGGGATGGGGCGAACCGCTGCTGCACCCCGACCTGCCCCACATGGTTGCCCTTGCCTCGGCACAAGGCTGCACCGTGGGTACCACCTGCTCCGGCAAGCATCTTACGGATACCCTGCTTGAATCACTCATCAGGGCGGGCCTTGGCGTTCTTGCCTTCTCCCTTGCCGGAAACGCCCCGAACCATGACAGGCTCCGCCCCGGCGCACCGTTCCAACAGGTGCTTGAAGCCATGGAGCGTCTGCAACATATCAGGAAGCGCCTGCACTCCCGACTGCCGCACCTGCATATCGCATGGCTCGTCACGCCATCCACCACGCAGGACATTGCCATTCTCCCCGACCTGATGGAACGCTATGGAGCGCATGAAGCGACCATCAGCGGACTCTCTGTCCTCGCCGCTCCGGAACTTGAGAACGACTCATTCGCATCACTGACGCCGCATGAGTTCAGCAATGCCATAGTGCCGGTCATCAAGGTGCTCGACACGGCCTTTGAACGCGGGCTTGCCATACATGCACGCCTTCCCGTTCCCCCTGCCACGGACAACAGGCACCACCCTGCTGCAACAGTCCCCACAACCTCCGCCACGAAGAAGAAGGATGTATCCGGCCTGTCACACTTCAAGGGGCATTGCCCCGAACCTTTTGATGAAAGCATGATTGTAACGGCAGACGGCGACATCACCCCCTGCATTATGGGTTGCCTGCCCGCTGAAGCGGGTGAGCACTGGAGCTACGGCATGGCGCATCCCCTCCCCCGACTTGTCTTCGGCAACATAGCAGAGGCATCGCTTGAGGACATATGGAACGCGGCTGCGTACAGAGCATTCAGAAAGAACGCTGCCGCAAACCGGCTGCCTGCCACATGTGCCTTCTGCCTCGCCAGGCTCGTCCGCCCGTTGCAGGGTACCCTGCTCCCGCCCGGTGAATCCATGACCGAGCGGCTGGAGTTTCTCCGCCGCTGTTCGGCTGCGGAATGA
- a CDS encoding ABC transporter substrate-binding protein, with the protein MERILCWLLLPLLLWGGEVGAGQFKVLIVHSYSPELPWVQQCNRGISSALPEGFALRFEYLDTKRIPESEYPRKAEEAMQVYRAYAPDLVMLGDDNALRLLGPRMAADGLPIVFFGINGNPRSYFKSIPPNVSGRLEILPLFSWVRYIRRIMPKAKQCLILMDRSETSDALISHFFGENIHASVDGVTVDYRIVSTFAEWKQAVNESVGYQFITIPLFHTLKDKNGTVVPVEDVARWVSTQSRIPVFAYQDYMVGNNGVVGAYVIAGEAHAFSAAELARKILLGEASDKGGLSADHVGTFYFNRKQLERFGLTLPPGMEKDALFTE; encoded by the coding sequence ATGGAGCGAATACTTTGCTGGCTGTTGCTGCCTTTGCTTCTCTGGGGAGGCGAGGTGGGGGCAGGGCAGTTCAAAGTGCTTATCGTGCACAGTTACAGCCCTGAATTGCCTTGGGTACAGCAATGTAACCGGGGTATTTCTTCTGCCCTGCCGGAGGGGTTTGCACTCAGGTTTGAGTATCTCGATACCAAAAGGATTCCGGAGTCGGAGTACCCGCGCAAAGCTGAAGAGGCTATGCAGGTCTACCGTGCCTATGCACCGGATCTGGTAATGCTGGGCGATGATAATGCCCTGCGCCTGCTTGGTCCCCGCATGGCCGCAGACGGCCTGCCGATCGTGTTTTTCGGTATTAACGGGAACCCCCGCAGCTATTTCAAATCCATCCCGCCCAATGTTTCGGGCAGGCTTGAAATTCTCCCCCTGTTTTCATGGGTCAGATACATCCGGCGTATCATGCCGAAAGCGAAGCAGTGTCTCATTCTGATGGACCGCAGCGAAACCTCGGATGCGTTAATCAGCCATTTCTTCGGGGAGAATATTCATGCGTCCGTTGATGGGGTGACGGTGGATTACAGGATTGTCTCCACCTTTGCCGAGTGGAAGCAGGCAGTGAATGAATCTGTGGGGTATCAGTTCATTACCATACCGCTTTTTCATACGCTGAAGGACAAGAATGGAACCGTGGTGCCGGTTGAAGATGTCGCCCGATGGGTTTCAACGCAAAGCCGGATTCCTGTCTTCGCCTATCAGGACTATATGGTCGGCAATAACGGGGTGGTGGGAGCATATGTCATTGCGGGCGAAGCGCACGCCTTTTCCGCAGCAGAGCTAGCCAGAAAGATTCTGCTGGGCGAGGCATCGGACAAGGGCGGCCTGAGCGCAGACCATGTAGGCACCTTTTATTTCAACCGCAAGCAGCTTGAGCGGTTCGGATTGACTCTGCCCCCCGGCATGGAGAAGGACGCCTTGTTTACGGAGTGA
- the secA gene encoding preprotein translocase subunit SecA — protein sequence MLGLIKKVFGSKNDRFLKQLRPILSTINALEAGLRDKPDDYFPARIAELKELVANGTSLDSLLPETFAMVREAGLRVFNMRHYDVQLIGGCVLHKGMISEMKTGEGKTLVATLPVVLNALTCKGVHVVTVNDYLAKRDAQWMARLYGFLGLTTGVIVHGLTDEERKEAYNADITYGTNNEFGFDYLRDNMKFYKEQLVQRPHNYAIVDEVDSILIDEARTPLIISGASEDSTTLYSHIDNIIPSLKKDVHFTLDEKAKSVGLTDEGVARCESMLNLENLYDAQNITHQHHILQALKAHHIFRRDVDYIVKDGQVVIVDEFTGRLMPGRRFSDGLHQALEAKEGVKVEAENQTLASITFQNYFRMYEKLAGMTGTADTEAVEFGQIYGLEVISIPTNRPMVRLDYPDSIYRTRPEKFNAIVQEIADLHKKGQPVLVGTISIENSELISGMLKKANIPHNVLNAKHHEEEAQIVAEAGQKGHVTIATNMAGRGTDIVLGEGVRELGGLHILGTERHESRRIDNQLRGRAGRQGDPGSSRFFLSLEDDLMRLFGSDRISSLMQKLGMEEGEPIVNNMVSKAIENAQKRVEGHNFEIRKTLLDYDNVMNQQREVIYSLRRSTMMEQDLEPLVQEFLDDIIDELYGEWQTLKTPDDEMAATMIARLDETFNIARVMTMPPVPEAEAVREAVLARLNGLKNEAPEMYTDILRYFLLEELDRCWKEHLLNMDHLRDGIGLRGYGQRDPKQEYKREGFSLFQSMLLRMRENIFKALTRLRIQRAEEQAEEARQREEERLREELRHKEAQKNLSYSAAQAPQQAESKKQPARRDEPKIGRNDPCPCGSGKKYKKCCGVGA from the coding sequence ATGCTCGGCCTCATAAAAAAAGTCTTCGGCTCCAAAAACGACCGCTTTCTCAAGCAACTGCGCCCCATTCTCTCTACCATCAACGCTCTGGAAGCAGGACTTCGGGATAAGCCGGACGACTACTTTCCCGCACGCATTGCAGAACTGAAAGAACTGGTTGCCAACGGCACCTCCCTCGATTCCCTTCTTCCGGAAACCTTCGCCATGGTGCGCGAGGCCGGTTTGCGCGTGTTCAACATGCGCCACTACGATGTTCAGCTCATCGGCGGCTGCGTGCTGCACAAGGGCATGATCTCGGAAATGAAGACCGGTGAAGGTAAAACCCTTGTAGCCACCCTGCCCGTAGTGCTGAACGCGCTGACCTGCAAGGGCGTGCACGTGGTTACCGTGAACGACTACCTTGCCAAGCGTGACGCCCAGTGGATGGCGCGTCTGTACGGATTCCTCGGCCTCACCACCGGTGTCATCGTGCACGGCCTGACCGACGAAGAACGCAAGGAAGCCTACAACGCCGACATTACCTACGGCACGAACAACGAATTCGGCTTCGACTATCTGCGCGACAACATGAAGTTCTACAAGGAACAGCTGGTTCAGCGCCCCCACAACTACGCCATTGTCGACGAAGTTGACTCCATCCTCATTGACGAAGCCAGAACTCCGCTCATCATCTCCGGTGCTTCCGAAGACTCCACAACGCTGTATTCGCACATCGACAACATCATTCCTTCGCTGAAAAAGGACGTGCACTTCACGCTGGATGAAAAAGCCAAGAGTGTCGGCCTTACGGACGAAGGCGTGGCCCGCTGCGAAAGCATGCTCAATCTGGAGAACCTGTACGACGCGCAGAACATCACCCATCAGCACCACATTCTGCAGGCGCTGAAGGCACACCACATTTTCAGACGCGACGTTGATTACATCGTGAAGGACGGACAGGTCGTCATTGTTGACGAATTCACCGGCCGCCTCATGCCCGGTCGCCGCTTCTCGGACGGCCTGCACCAGGCGCTGGAAGCCAAGGAAGGCGTGAAGGTGGAAGCCGAGAACCAGACGCTGGCCTCCATCACCTTCCAGAACTACTTCCGCATGTATGAAAAGCTCGCGGGCATGACCGGTACGGCAGATACCGAAGCTGTTGAATTCGGCCAGATTTACGGGCTGGAGGTCATCTCCATTCCCACCAACCGGCCCATGGTCCGGCTGGACTATCCCGACAGCATCTACCGCACCCGCCCCGAAAAGTTCAACGCCATCGTCCAGGAGATCGCAGACCTTCACAAGAAGGGACAGCCCGTGCTTGTGGGCACCATCTCCATCGAGAACTCCGAACTCATTTCCGGCATGCTGAAGAAGGCAAATATTCCCCATAACGTGCTCAACGCAAAGCACCATGAGGAAGAAGCGCAGATCGTTGCAGAAGCCGGTCAGAAGGGCCACGTGACCATCGCCACCAACATGGCAGGCCGTGGTACCGACATCGTGCTCGGCGAAGGCGTGCGCGAACTTGGCGGCCTGCACATTCTCGGCACCGAACGCCACGAATCCCGCCGCATCGACAACCAGTTGCGCGGTCGTGCCGGTCGTCAGGGCGACCCCGGCAGCTCGCGGTTCTTCCTCTCGCTGGAAGACGACCTGATGCGCCTGTTCGGCTCCGACCGCATTTCCTCGCTCATGCAGAAGCTGGGCATGGAAGAAGGCGAACCCATCGTCAACAACATGGTTTCCAAGGCCATTGAAAACGCCCAGAAGCGTGTGGAAGGCCACAACTTCGAAATACGCAAAACCCTGCTGGATTACGACAACGTCATGAACCAGCAGCGTGAAGTCATCTACTCCCTGCGCCGCTCCACCATGATGGAGCAGGATCTTGAGCCGCTGGTGCAGGAGTTCCTCGACGACATCATCGACGAGCTGTACGGCGAATGGCAGACCCTGAAGACCCCCGACGACGAAATGGCCGCAACCATGATCGCCCGTCTGGACGAAACCTTCAATATCGCCCGCGTGATGACCATGCCCCCCGTACCGGAGGCAGAAGCCGTGCGCGAAGCCGTGCTTGCACGCCTTAACGGCCTGAAGAACGAAGCGCCGGAAATGTACACCGACATCCTGCGCTACTTCCTGCTCGAAGAACTGGACCGCTGCTGGAAGGAACACCTGCTCAACATGGACCACCTGCGCGACGGCATCGGCCTGCGCGGCTACGGCCAGCGTGACCCCAAGCAGGAATACAAGCGCGAAGGCTTCTCCCTGTTCCAGTCCATGCTGCTGCGCATGCGCGAGAACATCTTCAAGGCGCTCACCCGCCTGCGCATCCAGCGCGCCGAAGAGCAGGCCGAAGAAGCCCGCCAGCGTGAAGAAGAACGTCTGCGCGAAGAACTTCGCCACAAGGAAGCCCAGAAGAACCTTTCCTACTCCGCAGCGCAGGCCCCCCAGCAGGCTGAAAGCAAAAAGCAGCCCGCCCGCCGCGACGAGCCCAAGATAGGCCGCAACGATCCCTGCCCCTGCGGCAGCGGAAAGAAGTACAAGAAGTGTTGCGGGGTTGGCGCCTAG
- a CDS encoding lipid-binding SYLF domain-containing protein: MGLARPARGTVAALAICLLASLMLGGCTGARHAGRTDDPSAAQQQVNSALTALERLDKERSVPPFASYLRKARGVVIFPSLYKGSYIVGMEGGNGVMLARSADGSWTAPAFITMADLSVGLQAGGQVSTVMLILMDQRYLDAALKDGLTLNADISAALGPTGHSGQIDYATHTRGIIYVAFTQGLAFSMALEGGTIAINNDRNLSYYGLGVTPAEIISGKVDNSGSLALRNRLAEMATGTEESGIK; this comes from the coding sequence ATGGGCCTTGCACGACCAGCACGCGGCACCGTAGCCGCTCTCGCCATTTGTCTGCTGGCCTCCCTTATGCTGGGAGGCTGCACCGGCGCACGTCATGCAGGCCGCACGGACGATCCTTCCGCCGCGCAACAACAGGTGAACAGCGCCCTCACAGCCCTTGAAAGGCTGGACAAGGAGCGGAGCGTTCCCCCGTTCGCATCCTATCTGCGCAAAGCCCGCGGTGTTGTCATCTTTCCCTCTCTCTACAAGGGCAGCTACATCGTCGGCATGGAAGGCGGTAACGGCGTCATGCTGGCCCGCAGTGCCGACGGTTCATGGACTGCCCCGGCGTTCATAACCATGGCCGATCTCAGCGTGGGTCTGCAGGCCGGTGGTCAGGTTTCCACCGTCATGCTCATCCTCATGGACCAGAGATATCTGGACGCAGCCCTCAAGGACGGCCTTACCCTGAACGCCGACATTTCTGCCGCGCTCGGCCCCACGGGTCACAGCGGACAGATTGATTACGCCACGCATACGCGGGGCATCATCTATGTTGCATTCACTCAGGGCCTCGCCTTCAGCATGGCGCTGGAAGGCGGCACCATTGCCATAAACAACGACCGCAACCTCTCATATTACGGCCTGGGGGTTACTCCGGCCGAGATCATTTCGGGCAAGGTCGATAACAGTGGCTCGCTTGCATTGCGTAACCGGCTTGCCGAGATGGCAACCGGAACCGAGGAAAGCGGGATAAAATAA